In a genomic window of Bombina bombina isolate aBomBom1 chromosome 8, aBomBom1.pri, whole genome shotgun sequence:
- the BSX gene encoding brain-specific homeobox protein homolog, with the protein MNLNFTSPVHPVSAARPTSFFIEDILLHKPKPLRESASAHFSNSFTSRVPFLDYGYPLMPTPTILAPHPHHPLHKPDHHHPFFLATSGLPVPALFPHHTELPGKHCRRRKARTVFSDSQLSGLEKRFELQRYLSTPERVELATALSLSETQVKTWFQNRRMKHKKQLRKTQDDTKTPNSEGHLDQSSSDTELGEKNGSEYPKNSSHSLFIREEVEDDVDIIEDDICPSQHLL; encoded by the exons ATGAATTTAAATTTCACTTCTCCTGTGCATCCAGTTTCTGCTGCAAGACCAACTTCGTTTTTTATTGAAGATATTTTGCTGCATAAACCAAAACCATTGAGAGAATCTGCTTCTGCACATTTTAGCAACTCCTTCACCTCTAGGGTTCCCTTCCTAGATTATGGTTACCCCTTAATGCCAACACCTACCATCCTCGCCCCCCATCCTCACCACCCTCTGCACAAACCAGACCACCACCATCCCTTCTTTCTTGCCACATCAG gtctgCCGGTGCCAGCTCTGTTCCCTCATCACACCGAGCTACCAGGAAAACATTGCCGCAGACGGAAGGCTCGCACTGTATTTTCTGATTCACAACTTTCAGGGCTGGAGAAAAGGTTTGAACTGCAGCGCTATTTATCAACACCTGAAAGAGTGGAACTTGCTACTGCACTCAGCCTTTCAGAAACTCAG GTAAAAACTTGGTTTCAAAACCGAAGGATGAAGCACAAAAAGCAGCTCAGAAAAACACAAGATGACACCAAAACACCAAATTCTGAAGGTCATTTAGATCAAAGTTCCAGTGACACTGAGTTAGGTGAAAAAAATGGATCAGAGTACCCAAAGAACAGCAGCCACAGCCTGTTCATTAGGGAAGAAGTGGAAGATGATGTTGATATTATTGAGGATGATATTTGTCCTTCTCAGCATTTATTATAA